A window of Clostridium taeniosporum genomic DNA:
TTCATATTTTTTTATTATGTTCATTTGCTTGTCAGTAACTATACAGATAGAAATACCTTTACCAGTACCTCTAGCAGTTCTGCCAGATCTATGTAAGTATTCATCAAGTTTTAATGGAAGATCTAAATCAAATACATGAGTTATATCAGGAATATCAAGTCCTCTAGCAGAAACATCTGAAGAAACCAATATTTTAATTTTACCTTTTTTAAAACTATCAATTGCTTTTTTTCTTTCTTCTTTAGAAATGCGTCCACTGATAGCAAAACAGTCTTTACTATGATAATTAAGTTTTAAAGCTGTTAATTCAATATCTTTATTGTCATTAACAAATACTAAAGCTCTTTTTGGATTTTCAGAAGATATTATCTTCCTAAGAACTTCAAATTTATCTCTTCTATCACATTTTACATACATATGTGAAATATTAGGATTAATTGAAGATTTACCTTTACATTTAACTACTACTGGATCCTTCATCAACTCTTTTAATGAATTAACTATTTCAGGCTTAATAGAAGCTGAGAAAGCCATTAATTGTCTATCTCTCATAGTTGTTTTTATTATATCTTTAACTATTTGAGCTCTCTTTGGATCTAGTAAATTATCAACTTCATCTATAACTATAGTTTTTATAGTGTGAGCAGTGATTTTTTTCTTTCTTATAAGATCAAGAACTCTTCCAGTTGATCCAACTATAATATGAGGTTTAACTTCTTTAATTTTTTTTATTTGATTATTTATATTAACATCTCCTATAATTCCAAGAGATTTAACGTTTATACCAGAATTATTTGAAAGTAATTTAATTTGTGATTCAATTTGCATAACTAATTCATGGGTTGGTGCTAAAATTATTGATTGCATTTCTTTTTTTTCAGTATTTATTCTTTGAAAGATAGGTAAAAGATAAGCTAAAGTTTTACCACTTCCAGTAAATGCTTCACCTATAATGTCTTTATTTTCTAAAGCTTCATTTATAGTTAAACTTTGAATTTCAGTTGGAACAGTAATGTTTTGTTTTTCTAATGCCTTTATTATATCTGAATTTAAATTTAAATCTTGAAATGATTTTGTCATGTTATAAAAATTCTCCTTTGTTTTTAAATATTAGTATGATTAATTATATACTTAATGGTTATATTTTTCTAGTTAAACTTGTATTTGTAGTATATAATCATATAGGTTAGTTGAATTTTTAGAATATGCTTATACATATGTAAGTAAATATTAATTGAGAATTAACAGAATAAAGTTGAGAATAATATAATTATTATTAGAAACAAAGTCATTGTATTTCACAGAGTATCTGTGGCATCTTTGACTTGTTATTTATTTTCATATGCCTAAAATAATATTATAATGTTAATAATATTGTTTTAGGCATTTAATTAAGCTAAGGATAGGAGAAAATTTAAAGAATGAAAAATGAATTTAATAAATTTAATATAAGTGATGAAATTTTAAAAGCAATAGAAGGACTTGGATATAAAAAGCCATCAGAAGTTCAAGAAAAAGTAATACCAGAAATACTTAGAAATAAAGATTTAGTTGTAAAATCTCAAACAGGAAGTGGTAAAACAGCTGCTTTTGGTATTCCGTTATGTGAGAAAATAGATTGGGATGAAAATAAACCACAAGTATTAGTATTAGCTCCAACAAGAGAATTGGCAGTCCAAATTAGTGAAGATGTTTTAAATATAGGAAGATATAAAAGAATTAATTCTGTAGCCATTTTTGGAAAGCAAGCAATAACAGAACAAGAAAGAAAGTTAAAACAAAAAACTCATATTGTTGTTGGAACTCCAGGAAGAGTACTAGATCATATTGATAGAGGAAGCCTTGATGTATCAAAGATAAAATATTTTGTTATAGATGAAGCTGATGAAATGCTTAATATGGGATTTATAAGACAAGTAGAAGCTGTAATTAGAAGAATATCAAAGAAAAAAGTAACATTATTATTTTCAGCAACTATACCAGATGAAATAAAGAATTTATGTGATAAACATATGAGTAGGCCAGTTAGTATATCAATAAAATCTCAAAAGTTAGTAAATGATAATATAAGTCATAGTGTTTATTTTGTAGATTATAATGAAAAATTGGAAGCATTAAATAATGTATTAATATCAGAAATGCCAGAAACGTCAGTTGTATTTTGTAGAACAAAAGAAAATGTAGATAAAGTATATGATTATTTAAAGAATAAAGGATATTCAACAAATAAGATCCATGGTGGAATGATGCAAAAAGATAGACTTAATACAATAGAGCAATTTAGAAGAGGTGAATTTAGAATATTAGTAGCAACTGACATAGCTTCAAGAGGAATAGACATAGAAGGAATAACACATGTTATAAATTATGATATTCCTGTTGAAAAAGAAGCTTATGTACATAGAATAGGAAGAACAGGAAGAGCAGGGGCAAAGGGAAAAGCTTTAACTTTATGCAAAGATTCTGGAGATAGATACTTAAATGAAATTGAAAGCTACATAGGATTTAAAATAGAATCTAAAGAACTTCCAAGTAAGGAAGAAGTAAGTAAATGCATAGAAAAAGCTTTTAGTGTATTAAAAACTAGACCTAAAAAGAAAAAAGAAAAGAGCAATGCTGTAAGTAAAAACATAATGAAAATATATCTAAATGGTGGAAAGAAGAAGAAGATTCGTCCAGGAGATATAGTTGGAGCTATAACTAAGATACCAGGAGTAACTGGAGAAGATATAGGAATAATAGATGTTCAAGATATAGCTTCATATGTGGATATATTAAATGGAAAAGGTAAAATAGTAATAAATGGACTAAAGGCAGCTACAATAAAGGGTAAGAAGCTTAAATGTGATAGAGCGAGAAAATAATTTTAAGTAAAGTGTTTATATATGAATAAGCAAATCAGGATGAAGTAATTAAACTTAGTAATGCTAAAATGAGTATAATTTAATTAAATAAGATAATAATTTGATTAAATAGTATAATTTAGTTATACTGAATAAAGAATAATAAATAGTTAAAAAATCACTTTTAGATTTTTTCTATATAATATATAGTGTGTTATTTTTTATAGTATGAGAAATTATAATTAAATGTAGAATAATCTAAAAATTTAGTTACATAAAATTTAAAACAAATATAGCAAAGAGGTGTATTTAAAGGTATGTTTTCAAATAGAAACGCAAAGTGTTGGTGTGGCAGTGGATTAAAATATAAAAGATGCCATTTAGAATTTGATGAGAAATTAGAAAGTTTAAGATTAAAAGGCGAAAGAGTTCCACCAAGAGAAATAATAAAAACTCCAGAAGATATAGAAGGAATAAGAAAAAGTGCAAAAATTAATAATGGAGTTTTAGATTTAGTTGCAAGCAAGATAAAGGCAGGAATGTCTACTTTAGAGATAGATAAATTAGTTTATGATTATACAGTAGAACATGGTGCTATACCTGCACCTTTAAATTTTGAAGGATTCCCTAAGAGTGTATGTACTTCTATTAATAATGAAGTATGTCATGGTATACCAGATGAAAAGATAATACTTAAAGATGGAGATATCGTAAATGTAGATGTATCAACAATTTTAAATGGATATTATTCAGATGCATCAAGAATGTTTATGATAGGTGAAGTTAGTGCAGAAGCTAAGAAATTAGTTGAAGTAGCTAAAGAATGTATGGAAGCTGGAATAAAAGCAATAAAACCATGGGGACACTTAGGTGATATTGGAGCGGCTTGTCAAGAAGTAGCTCATAAAAATGGTTATACAATCGTTAGAGCTTTAGGTGGGCATGGAGTAGGAAATCAGTTCCATGAAGAACCTTTTGTACCTCATATAGGTGAAAAAGGAACAGACATGGTTTTAGTACCAGGAATGGTACTAACAGTAGAACCAATGGTTAATGCTGGAGAATATAATGTATATGTAGATGCTGAAAATGAATGGACTATATATACAGAAGATGATTCTTTATCAGCTCAATGGGAACATACTGTTCTAATAACTGAAACTGGAATTGAAATATTAGCTAAATAATTCTGGTATGTTTTAAGTATAGTTTATATATATATGTATAAGTAAAGTTGGACGTAGTAATTATATAAGAGATTACCATCTTATGTTTGTATAAACATAGGGTGGTATTTTTTTATGGAATAGTTTGTTTTATAGTAGGAAAATTTTAGAACGTTTATTTAAGATTAGTGTAGATATATTTATATTTGTCTTATCTAAAATTATATCTAAATTTGTACCTTAACTGAATAGTTGCAAAAATAATTATATTAACCAAAAGTGAATTTCAGAATAATATAGATTAGAGTCTTTTTTAGGAAAAAAAAGTCTATGTAAAGAATTAAATAAGATTTAATTAAACATTATAGCATTAACAATTGTAAAATATCAAATATAACTGTTTAAAGAAATTAACCGGGTTGATATCGCAAGTTAATACATTCTAAATCAATGTTTATATTAATGCTGTAAAAGCATGTATGTTAGATTGTAAAAGAATTTAGAAGTTTTTAATGCTATTTGTAAATGTTAAAATTTATTATTAAAGGAGTGATTAATATATGGCTGCAACTATTACTGGAAGAGTCTTTGATGACTTAAATCACAATGGAGTGTATGATCCAGGTGAGCCTGGAATACCAAGTGCCTATGTAGTTTTAAGAAATCCTAATGGTGTATGTACAACAGTTCAAACAAATGTGTCTGGTATATATACTTTTACAAATATAAATATAGCTGGGGATTATACTATCTATGAAACAGCTATAAATCCTGGAGCTACATGTCCACCAACAACATTTGAACAACCAGCAGGATTTACAAATTCAAGTACCTTTAGAACTGATACAGTTACTGTAACTGCAACCAATATAACAAATAATCAAACCGTAACTGCAGCAAATTTTGGTCATGATAATCCAGATACCTTTATTTGTTCAGCAATTGGATATCAAGTTGCTATACCTCCTGGAGGAACTAATACGGAATTTTTAAAGATTAGTCTAGTAACAGGTGATGTAACTGTTGTAAATTCAAATATGGGATTTAATGTGAATGCTATTGGATATAACATTTTAGATAGTATGATATATGGTATTGAGAATAATACTGAGAATCTTGTAAGAGTGGCAGAAAATGGTACTGTAACTGATTTTGGATCTATTCCTAATTTGCCAAATGGAGCTAATTATATTGTAGGAGATATAGATGATCAAGGACATTTATTTTTATATAGTAATGTACTTGATAGGTATTATGTAGTTGATGTAGATCAGAATTCACCTACATTTGGTCAATTGCTTGACCCTCAAAATGGATATGTGTTAGATACATCACCATATGGAAATACTCTTCAAATAGCCATTTCTAATATAGCAGATTGGTCATGGAATTCAATTGATGGTTATTTATATTCAATAACTTTTAATGGTAATGCAGTAAAAATAGATCCTACTACAGGTGCTGTAACAACTTTTACAACAATAGGTATACCAGGAAGCGTCTTTTATGGAGCTATGTTTATGGATGCTAGTGGTACTTTATATGCTATTAATAACGATACAGGAGTTATTTATCGTGTAACTTTTTCAGGTACTACTGCCACTGCTGAAGTATTTTCTCAAACTGTTGCAACAAGTGGTAATGATGGAGCTATGTGTGCTAATGCTTTAGTTGAAATAGACTATGGTGATGCTCCTGATCCAAATCCTGGGAATGGGCCGGATGATTATACAACACTATTCGCTAATAATGGTCCTAGACATCAAATAATTAATGGTTTAGTTCTAGGAACACAAGTAACTAGTGAAGCGGATGCATATGCAAATACAACTACTGATGCAACAGGTGATGATATTCCAAAAGGTATTCAAGATGATGGTTTAGCAGTTCCTCTTACTGACTTGCTAACAATTAATACGACTTATTCCTTAACTGTAACTGTTACAAATCCAATAGATACAGGTGCTTCTGCTAACTTATATGCTTGGATAGATTTTAATCAAGATGGTATATTTGAAGGGAATGAAGCTGCTTCTGTTCAAGTAGTTCCAACTTCTGCATCTACTCAACAAGTAGTTTTAAACTTTACTGTACCTGCTGGTATAACTCCAGATCATACTTTTGTAAGACTTAGACTTACAACTGATAATTTAGTAAATGGTAATGCTGCAGACCCAACCTTATTAGATACAAGAAGTATAGGTGCAGCAAGTGATGGAGAAGTTGAAGATTACTATCTAGTAATAAGAGACCCTCTTGTTGAAATAAATAAATCAGTAGATAAAGCTTTTGCAAATGTTGGTGAAGTTTTAACTTATACTGTAACTATTAGAAATCCAGAAACAGTAGCTGTTAGCAATGTATTATTTACCGATCCTCTTCCTTCAGGAACAACTTATAATGATAATTTATCAGTAAGTACAGGATATACAGGCACTGATCCTCAAAGTGGCTTAACTATAACTACAATAAATCCAGGTGAAACTGTAACTATTAGTTGGGAAGTCAAGATAGGGGATGTGCTTCCAACTCCAAATCCTATTCCAAACACTGGGACAGCATCCATAGATGGTGGGGTTCCAATACAAAGTAACACTGTTTTTACAGCTGTTCTTGAAAATACTAAATCAGTAGATAAGGATTTTGCAAATGTTGGGGATATTTTAACTTATACTGCTACTATTACTAACCCTGGAACTGATCCA
This region includes:
- a CDS encoding DEAD/DEAH box helicase, translated to MTKSFQDLNLNSDIIKALEKQNITVPTEIQSLTINEALENKDIIGEAFTGSGKTLAYLLPIFQRINTEKKEMQSIILAPTHELVMQIESQIKLLSNNSGINVKSLGIIGDVNINNQIKKIKEVKPHIIVGSTGRVLDLIRKKKITAHTIKTIVIDEVDNLLDPKRAQIVKDIIKTTMRDRQLMAFSASIKPEIVNSLKELMKDPVVVKCKGKSSINPNISHMYVKCDRRDKFEVLRKIISSENPKRALVFVNDNKDIELTALKLNYHSKDCFAISGRISKEERKKAIDSFKKGKIKILVSSDVSARGLDIPDITHVFDLDLPLKLDEYLHRSGRTARGTGKGISICIVTDKQMNIIKKYEKTFNIKFQEKIISNGVFKDKVK
- a CDS encoding DEAD/DEAH box helicase; this translates as MKNEFNKFNISDEILKAIEGLGYKKPSEVQEKVIPEILRNKDLVVKSQTGSGKTAAFGIPLCEKIDWDENKPQVLVLAPTRELAVQISEDVLNIGRYKRINSVAIFGKQAITEQERKLKQKTHIVVGTPGRVLDHIDRGSLDVSKIKYFVIDEADEMLNMGFIRQVEAVIRRISKKKVTLLFSATIPDEIKNLCDKHMSRPVSISIKSQKLVNDNISHSVYFVDYNEKLEALNNVLISEMPETSVVFCRTKENVDKVYDYLKNKGYSTNKIHGGMMQKDRLNTIEQFRRGEFRILVATDIASRGIDIEGITHVINYDIPVEKEAYVHRIGRTGRAGAKGKALTLCKDSGDRYLNEIESYIGFKIESKELPSKEEVSKCIEKAFSVLKTRPKKKKEKSNAVSKNIMKIYLNGGKKKKIRPGDIVGAITKIPGVTGEDIGIIDVQDIASYVDILNGKGKIVINGLKAATIKGKKLKCDRARK
- a CDS encoding methionyl aminopeptidase; amino-acid sequence: MFSNRNAKCWCGSGLKYKRCHLEFDEKLESLRLKGERVPPREIIKTPEDIEGIRKSAKINNGVLDLVASKIKAGMSTLEIDKLVYDYTVEHGAIPAPLNFEGFPKSVCTSINNEVCHGIPDEKIILKDGDIVNVDVSTILNGYYSDASRMFMIGEVSAEAKKLVEVAKECMEAGIKAIKPWGHLGDIGAACQEVAHKNGYTIVRALGGHGVGNQFHEEPFVPHIGEKGTDMVLVPGMVLTVEPMVNAGEYNVYVDAENEWTIYTEDDSLSAQWEHTVLITETGIEILAK